In one Paraburkholderia azotifigens genomic region, the following are encoded:
- a CDS encoding glycosyltransferase family 4 protein, which translates to MRIAQIAPLDEAVPPALYGGTERVVSYLTEALIDLGHDVTLFASGDSRTRAHLEVAWPQSLRSDPSVCDPLAPHLVMLEQVRRKAPDFDILHFHLSYLPFPVFSQLGTPFLTTLHGRLDLPELRPVFDVFSEAPVVSISESQRAPLPSANWLDTIPHGVPASLLTPLPHVQPTYLAFLGRISPEKRADLAIEIAGRAGMLLKIAAKVDKADEAYFRSVIEPLLAQPHVDFLGEINEAEKPAFLSGARALLFPIDWPEPFGLAMIEAMACGTPVIAFNRGSTAEVVEHGVTGYIVGDVTEAVRAVAQLDGLSRSSVRDQFENRFTSRTMALRYLDVYTGLTVARHPPLLRAVAGVGHDGVLEP; encoded by the coding sequence ATGCGTATCGCACAGATCGCGCCTTTAGACGAGGCAGTACCCCCTGCGCTTTATGGAGGAACAGAAAGAGTAGTTTCGTATTTGACGGAAGCCCTGATCGACCTCGGCCATGATGTCACGTTGTTCGCGAGTGGCGACTCGCGCACCCGGGCACACCTCGAGGTAGCGTGGCCGCAGTCGCTACGTTCCGATCCGTCAGTTTGCGATCCGCTTGCGCCGCACCTCGTGATGCTTGAACAGGTTCGTCGCAAAGCTCCCGACTTTGACATACTGCATTTCCATCTCAGCTACTTGCCGTTCCCGGTCTTCTCGCAGCTTGGTACACCGTTCCTGACCACATTGCACGGCCGTCTCGATCTGCCGGAACTGCGGCCAGTGTTCGATGTATTTTCCGAGGCACCGGTAGTGTCAATCTCCGAGTCGCAGCGGGCGCCGCTTCCCAGCGCAAACTGGCTTGATACGATCCCCCACGGGGTGCCAGCGTCGCTGCTGACGCCGCTGCCGCACGTGCAGCCAACGTATCTGGCCTTCTTGGGCCGGATCAGTCCGGAAAAGCGCGCTGATCTGGCTATCGAAATTGCCGGCCGGGCCGGTATGCTTCTCAAGATTGCCGCGAAAGTGGACAAGGCTGACGAAGCCTATTTCCGCAGCGTAATCGAGCCGCTGCTGGCGCAGCCTCACGTCGACTTCCTCGGCGAGATAAATGAGGCCGAGAAACCCGCGTTCCTGTCAGGCGCCCGTGCGCTGCTGTTTCCCATTGACTGGCCCGAACCCTTCGGTCTGGCGATGATAGAGGCGATGGCGTGTGGCACGCCCGTTATCGCGTTCAATCGCGGTTCGACAGCGGAAGTGGTTGAGCACGGCGTGACCGGATACATTGTGGGCGATGTAACCGAAGCAGTGCGCGCAGTGGCGCAACTCGATGGTCTTTCGCGTAGCAGCGTGCGGGATCAGTTCGAAAATCGCTTCACATCCAGGACGATGGCGCTGCGATACCTCGATGTCTACACGGGCTTGACCGTGGCCCGTCACCCGCCGTTGCTTCGGGCCGTCGCGGGAGTCGGACACGACGGTGTCTTGGAGCCATGA
- a CDS encoding DUF2252 family protein, whose translation MRKPLKPKVPRHARRQDVLTARRNVKMASSTHAYVRGNTIKFYDWLKEAEIRGLPEGPAIWISGDRHTGNRGPIANSQGKIEVQIRDLDQTVIGNPVHDLVRLGLSLATAARGSALPGITTINMIEALFEGYLQPFSKETASQEPGERPEVVRVVMREAVRRTWKHLARERLDDMQPTIPFGNRFWPISQKERAEIESLFQIHTLAELATGLRGRPDTGDVTVLDAAYWVKGCSSLGRLRYAVLLDVDGGAIEGDDLCLIDIKEGVQAAAPHYADAVMPRDNAERVVEGARHLSPHLGERMRSATLQDRPVVLRELLPQDLKLEIEQIGPKEAMEVARYLALVVGHAHARQMSHADRKRWISELRRTKSKSIEAPTWLWKSVVDLVGSHEVGYLEHCRRYALDAG comes from the coding sequence ATGCGCAAGCCTCTGAAACCGAAAGTCCCACGCCATGCGCGCCGGCAGGACGTATTGACGGCCAGACGCAATGTGAAGATGGCCAGCTCTACGCACGCCTACGTGCGCGGCAACACGATCAAATTCTATGACTGGTTGAAGGAAGCGGAAATTCGGGGATTGCCTGAAGGTCCTGCCATCTGGATCAGTGGTGACCGCCACACAGGCAATCGTGGCCCGATAGCGAACTCTCAGGGGAAAATCGAAGTTCAGATTCGCGACCTCGATCAAACCGTCATCGGTAACCCCGTGCATGATCTCGTTCGCCTCGGATTGTCTTTGGCGACCGCCGCGCGAGGGTCGGCACTTCCTGGCATTACCACCATCAACATGATCGAGGCGCTCTTCGAGGGGTATTTGCAACCGTTCTCGAAAGAGACGGCCTCGCAGGAGCCTGGCGAGAGACCAGAGGTGGTGCGTGTAGTGATGCGTGAGGCCGTGCGACGCACGTGGAAGCATCTTGCGCGCGAGAGACTGGACGATATGCAGCCCACGATACCTTTCGGCAATCGTTTCTGGCCAATCAGCCAGAAAGAGCGAGCCGAAATCGAATCGCTTTTTCAGATACATACTCTGGCAGAACTCGCTACGGGTTTGCGCGGGCGTCCAGACACGGGCGATGTGACGGTGCTCGATGCCGCATACTGGGTCAAGGGTTGCAGTTCGCTCGGACGACTCCGCTACGCGGTTCTTCTCGATGTGGATGGTGGTGCGATAGAGGGTGACGACCTGTGCCTGATAGATATCAAGGAAGGTGTGCAGGCAGCTGCTCCGCATTACGCGGACGCGGTGATGCCCAGAGACAACGCGGAGCGAGTCGTTGAGGGCGCCCGCCACCTGTCGCCTCATCTCGGCGAACGTATGCGTTCGGCGACTCTCCAGGATCGACCGGTCGTGCTGCGCGAGCTATTGCCACAAGATCTGAAGCTGGAGATCGAGCAGATCGGACCGAAAGAAGCCATGGAGGTCGCGCGTTACCTGGCCCTCGTGGTGGGCCATGCGCACGCACGACAAATGAGCCACGCTGATCGCAAGCGCTGGATCTCCGAGTTGCGACGTACAAAATCAAAATCAATCGAAGCACCCACGTGGCTGTGGAAAAGCGTTGTCGACCTCGTGGGTAGCCACGAGGTCGGCTACCTCGAACATTGCCGACGGTACGCTCTGGATGCGGGCTGA